Proteins encoded by one window of Cuniculiplasma divulgatum:
- the hemH gene encoding ferrochelatase: MKNALLMMAYGSPERKEDIMDYLRDVYGGREPPKFAIEETENKYSRFGFKSPSSEILRKLTNQVKDSIEDLDVYMAFKHWKPSIEELVIKLRETGYERIELLPLFPIKNTSIQGSYIDPFNRVLKKLDYDPEVQSISGMTDAPSLTKFWVDSVKRVYNPGDFLIFSAHSLPHSIDQESEYYNIFKTWSNQIARKLGIKEFEFAFQSRGSYGDTWLEPSVYKVLENIENGMYNNVVTVPIGFIYDHLEVLYDLDFLFGNKVLEKGMGYKRAELPNNSMLMIETIKECVEMMKDE; encoded by the coding sequence ATGAAAAACGCCTTACTTATGATGGCTTATGGAAGCCCTGAAAGAAAAGAAGACATAATGGATTACCTAAGGGATGTATATGGGGGCAGAGAGCCACCAAAATTTGCCATAGAAGAGACAGAAAACAAATACTCGAGATTTGGATTTAAATCTCCTTCCAGTGAGATTTTAAGAAAACTTACGAATCAGGTTAAAGATTCAATAGAAGATTTGGATGTTTATATGGCTTTCAAGCACTGGAAACCATCCATCGAGGAGCTGGTCATTAAACTTAGAGAAACTGGTTATGAGAGAATTGAACTACTTCCACTATTCCCTATCAAAAACACAAGTATTCAGGGTAGCTATATAGATCCTTTTAACAGGGTTCTAAAAAAACTGGACTATGACCCAGAGGTGCAATCCATAAGCGGTATGACAGATGCACCAAGTCTTACTAAATTCTGGGTTGATTCTGTGAAAAGAGTATATAACCCGGGAGATTTTCTAATTTTCAGTGCTCATAGTTTACCTCATTCAATAGATCAGGAAAGTGAATATTACAATATATTCAAAACCTGGTCCAATCAAATAGCACGGAAGTTGGGCATTAAGGAGTTTGAATTTGCATTTCAAAGCAGGGGTTCTTACGGTGACACCTGGCTGGAACCAAGCGTATATAAGGTGCTTGAAAATATTGAGAATGGTATGTATAATAATGTTGTAACTGTACCCATAGGATTCATTTATGATCATCTTGAAGTATTATACGATCTTGATTTTCTGTTTGGAAATAAAGTCCTAGAAAAGGGAATGGGATATAAGAGGGCCGAACTCCCTAATAACTCAATGCTGATGATCGAAACTATAAAAGAGTGCGTGGAGATGATGAAAGATGAGTGA
- a CDS encoding uroporphyrinogen decarboxylase family protein — translation MVNPFKLALEGKEHDHTPVWFMRQAGRYMESYRQLRKIYTMEQICHLPDISSKIAYEAASYLETDAAIIFSDIMTPLENLGYKIRYIENVGPVPEKYNGKTDTFISNSANAIRHFVNNYSSTPVIGFIGGPLTLASYIVSKGPDRELKHTKTELIKRENELLELLNEITEIVIRDALSQIEAGAEVIQIFDSWLGFLDSDYVDMIIKNTVSKITEEIRNKGAKSIYFSTGTSGMLESVKMANADFLSLDWKCSLKEISENYGNIGLQGNLDPTILSLSLDRSIERSIKIISEMRDHKKFIFNLGHGILPETNPENVRILVKKIHEVIQ, via the coding sequence ATGGTTAATCCTTTTAAATTAGCCCTTGAGGGAAAAGAACATGATCATACTCCGGTATGGTTTATGAGGCAGGCCGGCAGATATATGGAATCCTATCGCCAGTTAAGAAAAATATATACGATGGAACAAATCTGTCACCTTCCCGACATATCCTCTAAAATTGCCTATGAGGCAGCTTCCTATTTGGAAACTGATGCAGCTATAATATTTTCCGACATAATGACTCCACTGGAAAACTTGGGTTATAAAATAAGATATATAGAAAATGTTGGTCCAGTTCCAGAAAAATATAATGGTAAAACGGACACCTTTATTTCAAATTCTGCAAATGCCATAAGACATTTTGTTAATAATTACAGTTCGACGCCTGTAATCGGATTTATTGGTGGTCCTTTGACTCTTGCTTCCTATATAGTATCCAAAGGTCCTGACAGAGAACTTAAGCACACGAAGACTGAACTAATAAAGAGAGAGAATGAACTCTTAGAATTACTTAATGAAATAACAGAAATTGTTATCAGGGATGCTCTATCTCAAATAGAAGCGGGAGCTGAAGTTATACAGATATTTGATAGCTGGCTCGGTTTTCTCGATAGTGATTATGTAGACATGATTATTAAAAATACAGTTAGTAAGATAACAGAGGAAATCAGGAATAAGGGTGCCAAATCCATATACTTTTCTACAGGAACGTCAGGAATGCTTGAGTCGGTTAAAATGGCTAATGCAGACTTTCTCAGTCTTGACTGGAAATGTTCCCTAAAGGAAATTTCTGAAAATTATGGAAACATAGGATTACAGGGGAATCTTGACCCAACAATACTATCATTATCTCTGGACAGATCAATAGAAAGAAGTATTAAAATTATCAGTGAAATGAGAGATCATAAGAAGTTTATATTTAACCTGGGTCATGGTATATTACCTGAAACAAATCCTGAGAATGTTAGAATACTGGTTAAGAAAATACATGAAGTGATACAATGA
- the asnS gene encoding asparagine--tRNA ligase, with amino-acid sequence MEQISSILNDSSTGKEFNIRGWVYRIRTSGKLVFVILRDASSIIQCVAKSDNFNETDFKIISSLTIESSVSFSGELKKDERAVTGYEMNIKSFTIYQRNDSFPVSKDISEEFELDNRHLWIRSREFNAILKIRSTIFKAFREFYDNDGYYEVQPPIMVSTATEGGSTLFSVPFFGEKAYLTQSSQFYLETFIFSLEKVYTITPSFRAEKSRTWRHLTEYWHAEGEVAWINNQQMMDIEEKMLHFIVKKTIEENSEELKILGRDIETLKESMKPFRRIPYRELIEMSESLGMPLKYGDDLGADEERQIMSNFKTPIFVTDFPASLKTFYHQPNPAKPDEILCHDLLAPEGYGEILGGGERIWDYDLLKKRINDNGLKEEDYYWYLDLRKYGSVPHSGFGLGMDRLAMWIMHLDKITGAIAYPRTIRRLRP; translated from the coding sequence ATGGAACAGATATCCTCCATTCTGAACGATTCATCCACAGGTAAAGAATTCAACATAAGGGGATGGGTCTATAGAATTAGAACATCAGGTAAATTGGTTTTTGTTATCCTGAGAGACGCTTCAAGTATTATTCAATGCGTAGCCAAATCAGACAATTTCAACGAAACTGACTTCAAGATTATTTCCTCACTTACCATAGAAAGCAGTGTAAGTTTCAGTGGAGAATTAAAGAAGGATGAGAGAGCGGTTACTGGATATGAAATGAACATAAAATCGTTCACCATTTATCAGAGAAATGACAGTTTTCCAGTTTCGAAGGATATCTCAGAAGAATTTGAACTGGATAACAGGCATCTTTGGATCAGAAGCAGGGAATTTAATGCGATCCTGAAGATCAGATCCACTATTTTTAAGGCATTCAGAGAATTCTATGATAATGATGGATATTATGAAGTTCAGCCGCCCATTATGGTATCTACAGCAACTGAAGGTGGTTCTACCCTTTTCAGTGTACCATTCTTTGGGGAGAAGGCATATCTGACCCAGAGTTCTCAATTTTATCTTGAAACATTCATTTTTTCATTGGAAAAAGTGTATACAATAACTCCCAGTTTCAGGGCCGAAAAGAGCAGGACATGGAGACATTTAACTGAATACTGGCATGCAGAGGGCGAAGTTGCCTGGATAAACAATCAACAGATGATGGACATAGAGGAAAAGATGCTTCATTTTATTGTAAAGAAGACAATAGAGGAAAACAGCGAAGAGTTGAAAATACTTGGAAGGGATATAGAGACACTTAAGGAAAGTATGAAACCCTTCAGAAGGATTCCATACAGAGAATTAATAGAAATGTCTGAATCGCTTGGTATGCCCTTGAAATATGGAGATGATCTGGGGGCAGATGAGGAAAGACAGATAATGTCAAACTTCAAGACTCCTATATTTGTCACTGATTTTCCTGCGTCATTAAAGACATTTTATCATCAGCCAAATCCTGCAAAACCTGATGAAATCTTATGTCATGATCTTCTTGCACCTGAGGGATACGGTGAGATTCTTGGTGGTGGAGAAAGAATATGGGATTATGATTTACTTAAAAAAAGGATAAACGATAATGGGCTGAAAGAGGAGGATTACTACTGGTATCTTGACCTCAGAAAATATGGCAGCGTTCCTCACTCGGGCTTTGGATTAGGAATGGATAGATTAGCAATGTGGATAATGCATCTGGACAAGATTACTGGTGCTATCGCCTATCCCAGAACAATAAGAAGACTGAGACCATAA
- a CDS encoding DUF309 domain-containing protein has product MRIIIGYYGSSPENLKLKHITRKTTYGVELDFYDMNPDENIPTLYNEKFRFNAEIYDHENFYSNFSVEKFILMNRDERFWELHEIMEHYWKKSTGMDKMILQEIIGILVSQVKWQMGQFKVSESVLNRNVRLLEKNTEMVRDEIILGVSYPILFNPKLLDYFEQIYIA; this is encoded by the coding sequence ATGAGAATTATAATAGGATATTATGGAAGTTCTCCAGAAAACCTGAAATTAAAACATATAACCAGGAAAACCACTTATGGTGTGGAGCTTGACTTCTATGACATGAATCCTGACGAAAATATCCCTACTTTATATAATGAGAAATTCAGATTTAATGCAGAAATTTATGATCATGAAAATTTTTACAGCAATTTTTCAGTTGAGAAATTTATATTAATGAACAGGGACGAACGCTTTTGGGAATTACATGAAATAATGGAACACTACTGGAAGAAATCTACAGGAATGGATAAGATGATTCTTCAGGAAATAATAGGTATACTGGTATCTCAGGTTAAATGGCAAATGGGTCAGTTTAAAGTTTCGGAAAGTGTTTTAAACAGAAATGTAAGATTACTCGAGAAGAACACAGAAATGGTAAGAGATGAGATTATTCTCGGTGTTTCTTATCCTATTTTATTTAACCCTAAATTGCTTGACTATTTCGAACAAATATATATTGCCTGA
- a CDS encoding GNAT family N-acetyltransferase, protein MKEMKIEVRNAEESDIEQFVELILRMKRLNGEFDSLFTANEENHGGIKNYYLECIKDKKKNITLVAVSNKKIYGLIKAEVRERVSYVPNYEVRIIDLYIMPEMRRKNVGNLLLDHLYAEMRKRNIGVVTAEFPALNLIALNFYQKIGYREVGKVFGKTIDENINKKE, encoded by the coding sequence ATGAAAGAAATGAAGATTGAAGTGCGGAATGCAGAAGAGAGTGATATAGAACAGTTTGTTGAGCTCATTCTGAGAATGAAGAGACTGAATGGCGAGTTTGATTCCCTGTTCACTGCAAATGAAGAGAATCATGGTGGAATAAAAAACTACTACCTTGAATGCATAAAGGATAAGAAGAAAAATATCACCCTTGTAGCAGTATCAAATAAAAAAATTTACGGTCTCATTAAGGCAGAGGTCAGGGAGAGAGTTTCGTATGTACCTAACTATGAAGTAAGGATAATAGATCTTTATATTATGCCAGAAATGAGGAGGAAGAATGTTGGAAATTTATTACTTGATCACCTGTATGCAGAGATGAGGAAAAGAAATATAGGAGTTGTTACGGCAGAATTTCCGGCGCTGAACCTTATTGCACTGAACTTCTATCAAAAGATAGGATACAGGGAAGTAGGCAAGGTGTTTGGCAAGACAATCGATGAAAATATAAATAAGAAAGAATAG
- a CDS encoding NAD(P)-dependent malic enzyme yields MNNEERTQQFNKLAVEYSRYYKGKIRNYPNVPISSVNDFSYWYTPGVAEVSRVINKSPDESFELTGRWNSIGIITDGTRVLGLGNVGPEAAMPVMEGKAMIFNLFGGVNAVPLPMRVSSGEEFIKVAMALEPSFGGYNLEDIESPKCFFVLRELQEKLSIPAWHDDQLGTACIILAGLINSLRIAGKKIPDTTVSLIGSGAANIAAAHLMIEAGFKPGNIIMVDSKGILEPERTDLDKIMISNPWKYELALKTNEERRKGDIEESMEGVDIVVSAAKSQPGLIKPEWVRKMNRDPAIFALANPLPEIWPDDAKSAGAKVVATGRSDFPNQINNSLVFPGIFRGVLDARSRGVNFRIMVKAAYEIADYVKNPDPDHIVPTMGDWELYPRVASSVARATVEEKLARKVNSKEGFYKTASEIITLNRENFEKMMKLNIVEKLPEVNE; encoded by the coding sequence ATGAATAATGAAGAGAGAACACAGCAATTTAACAAACTCGCTGTGGAATACTCGAGATATTATAAGGGAAAAATAAGAAATTACCCTAATGTTCCTATTTCTTCTGTAAACGATTTTTCATACTGGTACACGCCTGGGGTTGCTGAGGTATCAAGGGTAATTAACAAGAGCCCGGACGAATCATTTGAGCTAACAGGCAGATGGAACTCCATTGGAATAATTACTGATGGTACAAGAGTGCTTGGTCTTGGGAATGTGGGACCGGAAGCAGCTATGCCTGTTATGGAAGGCAAGGCCATGATTTTTAATTTGTTCGGGGGAGTTAATGCCGTGCCTCTACCTATGAGAGTCTCGTCAGGAGAAGAATTTATAAAGGTGGCAATGGCATTGGAACCGTCTTTTGGTGGGTATAATCTAGAGGATATTGAAAGCCCAAAATGTTTCTTTGTTCTTAGAGAATTACAGGAAAAGTTAAGCATTCCTGCATGGCACGATGACCAGCTTGGGACAGCCTGCATAATTCTGGCTGGTCTCATTAATTCTCTGAGAATTGCAGGTAAGAAAATACCGGATACAACAGTATCTCTTATAGGATCAGGTGCAGCAAATATTGCTGCTGCACATCTTATGATAGAGGCTGGATTTAAACCGGGAAATATTATAATGGTTGATTCGAAGGGTATTTTAGAACCTGAGAGAACTGATCTTGATAAGATAATGATATCAAATCCATGGAAATACGAGCTGGCATTGAAAACCAATGAGGAAAGGAGGAAAGGAGATATAGAAGAGTCCATGGAGGGAGTAGATATAGTAGTTTCAGCTGCAAAATCTCAACCCGGTCTTATCAAACCAGAGTGGGTTAGGAAAATGAACAGGGATCCTGCAATATTTGCTTTGGCAAATCCGTTACCTGAGATATGGCCAGACGATGCAAAATCGGCTGGTGCAAAAGTAGTTGCTACCGGTCGAAGCGATTTTCCAAACCAGATAAATAACAGCCTTGTATTTCCTGGAATATTTAGAGGAGTTCTAGATGCTCGCTCTCGAGGAGTAAATTTCAGAATAATGGTTAAGGCTGCCTACGAGATTGCAGATTATGTGAAGAATCCAGATCCTGATCATATTGTACCAACAATGGGAGACTGGGAACTTTATCCAAGAGTAGCTTCTTCTGTTGCCAGAGCGACAGTTGAGGAAAAACTTGCGCGAAAGGTAAATAGCAAGGAAGGATTCTATAAGACGGCAAGTGAGATTATTACCCTAAACAGAGAGAATTTTGAAAAAATGATGAAATTGAATATAGTAGAAAAATTACCTGAGGTGAATGAATGA
- a CDS encoding GNAT family N-acetyltransferase, whose translation MEKVNNVKLDWNLILSSQKKVFRDKFRDLNADEVYAPVIDMLNKNRIPSRVILSNGRICAYGYIMPPQGIDDRLICSMGFVNKDESYIKKGIDIVNWFLEMASKESRLLIIDGIFNGEEFFTKIEELEFTRAYRIKLIGNLDTILERIKKVYESIKTGENNFIELQNDEISMDEVAIAQTDAYGGTPDEFLLIQKNHNNITPKIINSGYYGKILFTPSKTLHNGEIVGSVQVSDGSFEFFRINTPLLVDLFISKKYQGRGYGSYLLYQSCKRLKTLGYKDIQLWVNVDSPSFKFYKDSGFEEEGEDDLMYYRDFR comes from the coding sequence ATGGAGAAAGTAAACAATGTCAAACTTGATTGGAATTTAATTCTTTCATCGCAGAAAAAAGTATTTCGGGATAAATTTAGGGATTTGAACGCAGATGAAGTTTATGCACCGGTTATAGACATGTTGAATAAAAACAGGATACCTTCCAGAGTTATACTGTCAAATGGGAGAATATGTGCATATGGATATATAATGCCACCTCAGGGAATAGACGATAGATTGATCTGCTCAATGGGATTTGTAAATAAGGATGAGTCATACATTAAAAAAGGAATTGATATCGTAAATTGGTTTTTAGAAATGGCATCAAAAGAATCAAGACTTTTGATTATAGATGGTATTTTTAACGGTGAAGAATTTTTCACGAAAATTGAAGAATTGGAATTTACAAGGGCTTACAGGATAAAATTAATCGGAAATCTGGACACAATCCTGGAAAGAATAAAAAAGGTATACGAATCAATAAAAACTGGAGAAAATAATTTTATAGAACTTCAAAATGATGAAATTTCCATGGATGAAGTGGCAATAGCTCAGACTGACGCCTATGGAGGCACTCCAGATGAATTCTTGCTGATTCAAAAAAATCATAATAATATCACCCCGAAAATTATAAATTCAGGGTATTATGGAAAAATTTTGTTTACGCCATCCAAAACACTTCATAACGGAGAGATAGTTGGTTCTGTTCAGGTTAGTGATGGTTCATTTGAATTTTTTAGAATTAATACTCCATTACTGGTTGATCTCTTCATATCTAAAAAGTATCAGGGAAGGGGTTACGGTAGTTATTTACTATATCAGTCATGTAAAAGACTGAAAACTCTGGGATATAAAGATATTCAGCTTTGGGTAAATGTGGATTCACCGTCATTCAAATTCTATAAAGACTCTGGGTTTGAAGAAGAGGGTGAAGACGATCTGATGTATTACAGGGATTTTCGTTAG
- a CDS encoding diacylglycerol/polyprenol kinase family protein, which produces MIFFDFLLFNVVIIAGSITLFRIFRYKLADYSLIVSLLIGLLFYLFFPDTIDFAIVVLGTLSINTLYSRNSYVFIAILIFLTVLDGALNFSISPLLHETLSLGVGISISLLLSNSVRLMNLDNENERGKKKRTEVERDVVQIFSGIIILFAIILIPKVLLEGGLLLAILISIVLVNVAAVERESRISKAILHFERNNVQPGVGSLWFIAGLMILIALSLRWRVVEIGVFAMAIGDSLATIGGVNLRTKKLFYNHKKSIGGFLFMLIPTAIFAFAILGPLYVLLAVVATFAESISRYPVDDNISIPLSVIAVNLLISLL; this is translated from the coding sequence GTGATATTTTTCGATTTTCTCCTTTTTAATGTCGTGATAATTGCTGGAAGTATCACACTATTTCGAATTTTTCGATACAAGTTGGCAGATTATTCCCTAATAGTTTCCCTTCTCATTGGATTACTGTTCTATCTCTTCTTCCCGGATACTATAGATTTTGCAATTGTTGTTCTTGGTACTCTCTCTATAAATACCCTTTACTCAAGAAACTCTTACGTTTTCATAGCCATTCTTATATTTTTAACCGTACTGGATGGAGCGCTGAACTTCAGTATTTCTCCCCTTCTTCATGAAACACTTTCACTTGGAGTGGGTATTTCGATTTCACTGCTTCTCTCCAACAGTGTTAGACTTATGAATCTGGACAATGAGAATGAAAGGGGAAAGAAGAAAAGAACGGAGGTTGAAAGAGATGTTGTTCAGATCTTCTCAGGGATAATTATTCTTTTTGCCATAATTTTAATACCAAAAGTACTGCTGGAGGGTGGTCTCCTGCTTGCAATCCTTATCAGTATAGTTCTTGTTAATGTTGCTGCAGTGGAAAGAGAATCCAGAATTTCTAAGGCGATCCTTCATTTTGAAAGAAATAATGTTCAACCTGGGGTCGGCAGTCTGTGGTTCATCGCCGGACTGATGATCCTCATTGCGCTGTCATTAAGATGGAGGGTTGTTGAAATAGGAGTTTTTGCAATGGCTATAGGAGATTCACTGGCTACTATAGGAGGTGTAAACCTGAGAACAAAAAAACTTTTTTACAACCACAAAAAAAGCATAGGAGGTTTTTTATTCATGTTAATTCCAACAGCCATCTTTGCTTTCGCCATACTGGGGCCGCTTTATGTTCTTCTAGCAGTGGTTGCTACCTTTGCTGAATCTATATCAAGATATCCTGTGGATGACAATATTTCCATTCCTTTAAGTGTTATAGCAGTTAATTTGCTCATTTCACTGCTTTGA
- the fsa gene encoding fructose-6-phosphate aldolase — MKLFLDTANLTEIKQANEWGLLDGVTTNPSLIAREMKNGGSFKDIVTKILKETPGPVSIEVIAEDYDNMLKQAFKISELGKNAVVKVPFTTVGLKVTKALSDKGVHVNSTLIFSGIQALFAAKAGATYVSPFVGRLDDIAEDGMSLIEQIKTIYTNYDMKTNILVASIRSPLHVLRSMIMGADVITLPFDVLSKLPSHPKTTEGLTRFLDDWKKAFGSMDFPL; from the coding sequence ATGAAACTATTTCTTGATACGGCAAATTTAACCGAGATAAAGCAGGCAAATGAGTGGGGGCTACTTGATGGAGTTACAACAAACCCGTCATTAATAGCAAGGGAAATGAAAAACGGTGGAAGTTTCAAAGATATTGTCACCAAGATACTTAAAGAAACCCCTGGACCAGTAAGCATTGAGGTAATTGCAGAAGATTACGATAACATGCTGAAGCAGGCATTCAAAATAAGCGAACTGGGAAAAAATGCTGTTGTTAAGGTTCCATTTACTACTGTTGGTCTTAAAGTAACCAAGGCTCTTTCTGATAAGGGAGTGCATGTTAATTCGACCCTTATTTTCAGTGGTATACAGGCATTGTTTGCAGCAAAAGCAGGAGCAACATATGTATCCCCATTTGTTGGTAGGCTCGATGATATAGCGGAAGATGGGATGTCACTTATAGAACAGATTAAAACTATCTATACTAATTATGATATGAAGACAAATATCCTTGTAGCATCTATCAGGAGTCCATTGCACGTTTTGAGGTCAATGATAATGGGAGCAGATGTGATAACACTTCCATTTGACGTGTTATCTAAACTTCCAAGCCACCCAAAAACAACTGAAGGCCTTACAAGGTTCCTGGATGACTGGAAAAAAGCTTTTGGTAGTATGGACTTTCCACTTTAA
- a CDS encoding transketolase family protein translates to MKSESLREAYGKKLVELGRVQKDLVVLDADLSSSTKTQAFGKEFPDRFFNMGISEQSMVTTAAGMALSDLKPFVSTFAIFLTRTYEQIRQSVCYNNINVKFVVTHAGITVGEDGATHQMVEDVGLMSGLPNMKVIVPSDSVETESVIDYLVEKTKTPYYVRLTREKFPVLNEEGYQFREGKNTVMRDGNDLTIFANGSMLSFALQAAEKLKELAIDTAVINVSSIKPIDRSNIIEYAKKTGHIVTAEEHSIYNGLGSRVCEVTSEEYPVPVVRVGMKDSFGKSGKSWELFDYFHMGVNDIVSAGVKSFREEKKYETIS, encoded by the coding sequence ATGAAAAGTGAAAGTTTAAGAGAAGCATATGGAAAGAAACTGGTTGAACTTGGCAGGGTTCAAAAGGATCTTGTTGTTCTTGATGCAGATCTGTCAAGTTCAACAAAGACTCAGGCATTCGGAAAAGAGTTTCCTGATAGATTCTTTAATATGGGAATTTCAGAACAGTCTATGGTTACAACAGCTGCAGGGATGGCTCTCAGTGATTTGAAGCCATTTGTTTCAACATTCGCAATTTTTTTGACAAGGACATATGAACAGATAAGGCAGTCAGTCTGTTACAATAATATAAACGTCAAATTCGTTGTTACTCACGCGGGTATAACGGTGGGTGAAGATGGGGCAACACATCAGATGGTTGAAGATGTAGGATTAATGAGCGGACTTCCCAACATGAAGGTTATTGTTCCATCAGATTCGGTTGAAACAGAGTCTGTAATAGATTACTTGGTTGAAAAGACCAAAACTCCTTATTACGTAAGACTCACCAGGGAAAAATTTCCAGTCCTTAATGAAGAGGGATATCAATTCAGGGAGGGAAAGAATACTGTGATGAGAGATGGGAATGATCTAACAATTTTTGCAAATGGATCTATGCTTTCATTTGCACTTCAGGCTGCAGAAAAGCTAAAGGAACTTGCAATAGATACCGCAGTTATAAATGTCTCTTCTATCAAACCCATTGACAGATCAAATATAATAGAATATGCCAAGAAAACAGGGCATATAGTTACTGCCGAAGAACATTCAATTTACAATGGCTTAGGAAGTAGAGTCTGCGAAGTTACCTCTGAGGAATACCCTGTTCCTGTAGTAAGAGTTGGGATGAAGGATTCCTTTGGAAAATCTGGTAAATCATGGGAGTTGTTTGATTATTTTCATATGGGTGTAAATGATATCGTTTCAGCTGGTGTAAAATCATTCAGGGAGGAAAAAAAATATGAAACTATTTCTTGA
- a CDS encoding transketolase — protein sequence MEFPSDMEIQDKKLDNKTLFNIAQSARSLIIKMVYSAKSGHPGGSLSIIDILTDLYFKEMVIDPKDPEMPNRDRLVMSKGHASPALYSILALRGYFPQELLMDFRQLNSKLEGHVHRGVPGVESSTGSLGQGLGVAVGMAIASKLKKENYRVFAVLGDGEIEEGSIWESLMAGSKYRLNNLVAILDKNGVQLDGFTKDIMPMGNVYEKVKSFGWNVMEFNGHNFNEIHAAFDFARKSTDKPVFLIANTVKGKGVSYMENNPKYHGSPPASNEEYEQALSEIGARIYEK from the coding sequence ATGGAATTTCCTAGTGATATGGAAATCCAGGATAAAAAACTGGATAATAAGACACTTTTTAATATCGCACAGTCAGCTAGATCCCTAATAATAAAAATGGTATACAGCGCTAAGAGCGGACATCCAGGTGGTTCTCTCAGTATAATAGATATTCTTACAGACCTTTATTTCAAAGAGATGGTTATAGATCCTAAAGATCCGGAGATGCCAAATAGGGACCGCCTGGTAATGAGCAAGGGACATGCATCTCCAGCACTGTACAGTATTCTTGCATTAAGGGGTTATTTTCCTCAGGAACTTTTAATGGATTTTAGACAGCTAAACTCAAAACTTGAAGGTCATGTTCATCGAGGAGTCCCTGGTGTTGAATCATCCACAGGGTCCCTTGGACAGGGATTAGGTGTGGCAGTGGGAATGGCCATTGCTTCAAAACTCAAAAAGGAAAATTACAGAGTTTTTGCCGTTCTTGGGGATGGAGAAATAGAGGAGGGAAGCATTTGGGAATCACTCATGGCAGGCAGTAAGTATAGGCTGAATAATCTGGTTGCCATACTTGACAAGAATGGAGTTCAGCTAGATGGCTTCACCAAGGATATAATGCCTATGGGAAATGTTTACGAAAAGGTCAAATCTTTTGGCTGGAATGTTATGGAATTTAATGGACACAACTTTAATGAAATACATGCGGCTTTTGACTTTGCAAGAAAGAGTACAGATAAGCCAGTATTTTTGATAGCCAATACTGTAAAGGGTAAGGGTGTAAGTTATATGGAGAATAATCCAAAATACCACGGATCTCCCCCTGCGTCAAATGAAGAGTATGAACAAGCTTTGAGTGAAATAGGTGCTAGAATTTATGAAAAGTGA